Sequence from the Burkholderia sp. GAS332 genome:
GAAGTTGCAGAACTTCAACGTAAGTCTGCAAACGCCTATGCATTAGCTAGGAATGCATATGAATTGGCGAAAACGGCGGCAGACCTTCATTCCGCAGCAATCGAGCAACAAACTGCTGCCCTTGCGTATCGAAGTGCCGTATCCGCCCGCGAAATCGTCATTGGCATCTGAGACCTGGTACCTGGTCGGGCGTGCTATCAATAGCTCAGACGTCGCCTCGAACGTTGCGATGAAGTATCCCGCTGCTAGCCAGGCCAGCGTTATTCATTTGTCGCTTCTTTGGCCTTGGACAGTGCCTCGACCAGCTTCAACTCATCGTCAAGTGAAAGATTGGTGTAGAGCACAGTCCCGCCCAGTTTCGCCAGGTCGGCTTCCACTTTATCCAGCGTCACATCCTTAAGCAGCGCAAATACGGCGGCCGCGCCTGGCTGAATTTTTTGCTCCAGCGACTTCACAAAATTGTCACTGACACCGTATTCACTCAATTTGCCTGCCAATGCCCCGGATGCCGATCCCACTGCGGCGCCCAGCAACGGATTGAGAAATAGCCAACCAATCAGGCTGCCCCAGAAGGCCCCCCGCAATGCACCTGCCGCAGTCGGGTTGACCGTCTGATGGAGTTTTACTTTGCCGTCGGCCGTGCGCTCAACGATGACGGCATCACGCAGTTGCAAAAGGTATTCGCTTTGAAGTGTCTGTAGCTCCTTCAACGCGTCTTCTGCAACCGCCAAGTCCGGATAGGTAATCGCGATCAGTGTAGACATAACGTGTCCTCCAAATGTAAGCGTTGACTGCGTCATTCATACCCATAGGCGCGAAGCCCCGCCTCGTTGTCGGCCCAGCCGCTCTTAACCTTGACGAAGGTCTCGAGATACACGGGGCCGTCGAACAACTTCTCCATATCGATCCGCGCGTCGGTATTGATCTGCTTGAGCTTGGCCCCGTTCTTG
This genomic interval carries:
- a CDS encoding Uncharacterized membrane protein, with product MSTLIAITYPDLAVAEDALKELQTLQSEYLLQLRDAVIVERTADGKVKLHQTVNPTAAGALRGAFWGSLIGWLFLNPLLGAAVGSASGALAGKLSEYGVSDNFVKSLEQKIQPGAAAVFALLKDVTLDKVEADLAKLGGTVLYTNLSLDDELKLVEALSKAKEATNE